A window of Tetrapisispora phaffii CBS 4417 chromosome 9, complete genome contains these coding sequences:
- the TPHA0I03140 gene encoding Rho family protein (ancestral locus Anc_7.521): MEEIKLTDTSFSSNTSTHNDFRYNKKLVIVGDAYTGKTALLVACRSNQFSPVYVPTVFDCGSKLFNFEDKKVDMRFWDTSGKDDYIRLRPLSYPNSHVVLLCYSIDSRESLNNVIEKWSSEVFHYCKKNASILLVGCKVDLRNDPDTIAKLKLQNTVSISKEEGIRAAEEIGAIQHIETSALTGYGIKELFEEAVKVTMTDSNVVRKRKKLRICRCTIM, translated from the coding sequence ATggaagaaataaaattaactGATACCTCATTTTCCTCAAATACATCAACCCATAATGACTTTCgttataataaaaagttaGTTATAGTGGGGGATGCCTACACTGGGAAGACTGCACTTCTGGTAGCTTGTCGAAGTAACCAGTTCTCACCAGTGTACGTGCCAACTGTCTTTGATTGTGGCTCAAAGctattcaattttgaagataagAAAGTGGATATGAGATTTTGGGATACATCAGGTAAAGATGACTATATAAGATTAAGACCTCTCTCGTACCCGAACTCACATGTTGTGTTATTGTgttattcaattgattcaaGAGAATCACTAAATAATGTTATAGAAAAATGGTCATCGGAAGTATTCCATTACTGTAAAAAGAATGCCAGTATTCTCTTAGTCGGATGCAAAGTTGATCTGAGGAATGACCCAGATACAATAGCAAAGCTCAAACTACAAAACACAGTGTCTATATCGAAAGAAGAAGGTATCCGAGCAGCAGAGGAAATTGGGGCAATTCAACATATCGAGACATCTGCTCTTACAGGATATGGCATAAAAGAATTGTTTGAAGAAGCTGTCAAAGTGACAATGACAGACTCCAATGTCGtcagaaaaagaaaaaaacttAGAATATGCAGATGTACAATAATGTGA
- the RHO1 gene encoding Rho family GTPase RHO1 (similar to Saccharomyces cerevisiae RHO1 (YPR165W); ancestral locus Anc_7.520): MSQQVGSNIRRKLVIVGDGACGKTCLLIVFSKGQFPEVYVPTVFENYVADVEVDGRRVELALWDTAGQEDYDRLRPLSYPDSNVVLICFSIDLPDSLENVQEKWIAEVLHFCQGVPIILVGCKVDLRNDPQAIEYLREAGQQPVSTAEGQAVADQIGATGYFECSAKTGYGVREVFEAATRASLMGKSKNNGKQKKKTSEKKKRKCVVL, encoded by the coding sequence ATGTCTCAGCAAGTAGGTAGTAACATTAGAAGAAAGCTGGTTATCGTTGGTGATGGTGCTTGTGGTAAGACATGTTTGTTGATTGTCTTTTCCAAGGGTCAGTTCCCAGAAGTTTACGTTCCAACCGTTTTTGAAAACTATGTCGCAGATGTCGAAGTCGATGGTCGTCGTGTCGAATTGGCACTATGGGATACTGCTGGTCAAGAAGATTACGATAGGTTGAGACCTCTTTCTTATCCAGATTCAAATGTCGTGTTGATTTGTTTCTCCATTGATCTACCAGATTCTTTAGAAAATGTGCAAGAAAAATGGATCGCTGAAGTTCTACATTTTTGTCAAGGCGTTCCAATCATCCTAGTCGGTTGTAAAGTCGATCTAAGAAACGACCCACAAGCCATCGAATATCTAAGAGAAGCAGGTCAACAACCAGTCTCTACTGCAGAAGGCCAAGCTGTCGCCGATCAAATAGGTGCCACTGGCTATTTTGAATGCTCTGCTAAAACCGGTTACGGTGTAAGAGAAGTATTCGAGGCTGCTACCAGAGCTTCTTTAATGGGGAAATCAAAGAACAATGGtaaacaaaagaagaagacttcagaaaagaagaagagaaagTGTGTTGTCTTGTAA
- the JIP5 gene encoding Jip5p (similar to Saccharomyces cerevisiae JIP5 (YPR169W); ancestral locus Anc_7.525), with protein sequence MAKKKNSTKTNLESLVSSALPIVEFKHKDPLFQVACHPEKPIVVSGTATGYIFCHQYDATVLQEAVDRRRKSATDDSTKKDKNEKFWAVVEVPSEDTEDIAGIKLLWKTKRHKESVRGIALDSDGKYMYSVSSDNVLKKSETETGKVLKKITLSEQPKDAKFTKIVKSSTHPFLVLGDEVGNVLVLDSETLQEKNKLIDIHDGKDAINDIFHFSRRSAYKFISLGQTTLGYWDARESNQSDKKILPDDTDSKRMVLLSDDQEDEILCGTFVDPEVGDTIVCGMGEGLLTVWKPEKNGLEDQLTRIKIAADESIDCIIPTLQDDNCIWCGCSNGKIYKANAKSGKVIEIRKHSNLDEVAFLDLDCEYRVISGGMDSVKIWELNDVNVEVKDNSNKDESDFSMSDSDISISDSDEENEDNSVNEDEEVEVPATEEWAGFESETSDTESVENDDEKGLIGLSKEQLMKELDKDILGLSDSDNETNSKRKTRGSKFQKKQKKQKIQKEVAHNDNHGITKFEGL encoded by the coding sequence ATGGctaagaagaaaaattctACAAAGACTAATTTAGAAAGTTTGGTCTCGTCAGCTTTACCTATTGTCGAGTTTAAGCATAAGGATCCTCTGTTTCAAGTTGCATGCCATCCTGAAAAGCCGATCGTCGTTAGTGGGACTGCCACTGGCTATATCTTCTGCCATCAATATGATGCTACTGTGTTGCAAGAGGCAGTCGACAGAAGGCGCAAATCTGCTACAGATGATTCGACaaagaaagataaaaatgagAAGTTTTGGGCAGTGGTCGAGGTTCCAAGTGAAGACACGGAAGATATTGCTGGTATCAAGTTGCTTTGGAAGACAAAAAGACATAAAGAGAGTGTAAGAGGCATTGCTTTGGACTCAGATGGGAAGTATATGTATTCTGTTAGCAGTGATAATGTATTAAAGAAGTCAGAGACTGAAACAGGTAAAGTTCTGAAGAAGATTACTCTTTCTGAACAACCAAAAGATGCCAAGTTTACAAAAATCGTCAAATCTAGCACCCATCCATTTTTAGTTTTGGGTGATGAAGTTGGTAATGTATTAGTGCTGGATAGCGAGACTTTgcaagaaaaaaataaattgatcGATATTCACGATGGTAAAGATGCTATAAATGACATCTTCCATTTTTCTAGAAGATCAgcatataaatttatatcaCTAGGCCAAACTACCTTGGGTTACTGGGACGCGAGAGAATCCAACCAGTCTgataagaaaatattaCCAGATGATACTGACTCGAAAAGAATGGTGCTACTAAGTGATGACCAAGAAGATGAGATTTTATGTGGTACTTTTGTAGACCCTGAAGTTGGTGATACTATAGTATGTGGTATGGGAGAAGGCCTGCTAACAGTTTGGAAACCTGAAAAGAATGGTTTGGAAGATCAACTTAcaagaattaaaattgCAGCCGATGAGAGTATTGACTGTATTATACCTACTTTGCAAGATGATAATTGTATCTGGTGTGGTTGTTCAAATGGTAAAATATACAAGGCAAATGCTAAAAGTGGTAAGGTCATTGAAATAAGAAAACATAGCAATTTAGATGAGGTTGCATTTCTTGATTTAGACTGCGAGTACAGAGTCATCAGTGGTGGCATGGATAGCGTCAAGATATGGGAATTGAATGACGTCAATGTAGAAGTCAAAGACAATAGTAACAAAGACGAGAGTGATTTTAGTATGAGCGACAGTGATATTTCAATCAGTGAttctgatgaagaaaatgaagataattctgtgaatgaagatgaagaagtCGAAGTTCCTGCAACTGAAGAATGGGCAGGTTTTGAAAGTGAAACTTCGGATACAGAGAGTgtagaaaatgatgatgaaaaagGACTAATTGGTCTATCAAAAGAGCAACTAATGAAAGAGCTTGATAAGGATATATTGGGTCTATCTGACTCTGATAATGAAACAAATTCTAAGAGGAAGACTCGAGGTTCAAAGTTTCAAAAGAAACagaagaaacagaaaattcaaaaagaGGTTGCCCATAATGACAACCATGGTATTACTAAATTTGAAggtttataa
- the MRP2 gene encoding mitochondrial 37S ribosomal protein uS14m (similar to Saccharomyces cerevisiae MRP2 (YPR166C); ancestral locus Anc_7.522) yields the protein MGNFRFPFKTKLPPGFVNARILKDNFKRQQVAENEITIKALKYISRNTALPPRARLEAQLQLSVMPNYTRSTQVHNRCVETGHSRAVLSDFRLCRTQFREKALAGDLPGVKKGIW from the coding sequence ATGGGCAATTTCAGATTTCCATTCAAGACTAAATTACCTCCTGGGTTTGTGAATGCCAGGATCTTgaaagataattttaagaGGCAACAGGTAGCTGAGAATGAAATAACGATCAAGGCATTGAAATACATCAGCAGGAATACGGCGTTACCTCCAAGGGCTAGACTGGAGGCCCAATTGCAACTGAGTGTGATGCCTAACTACACACGTTCAACTCAAGTGCATAACAGATGCGTAGAGACAGGTCATTCAAGGGCTGTTTTGAGTGATTTCAGACTATGTAGGACTCAATTTAGAGAAAAGGCTCTGGCAGGTGATCTACCAGGTGTTAAAAAAGGTATATGGTAA